In Nocardioides sp. InS609-2, a single genomic region encodes these proteins:
- a CDS encoding ATP-binding protein produces the protein MTTWPGRRALSFAVCLVMIALPLSLDGLDFRAYGGYPAVGFAVALLVYAERHGLWWALTAETAVITVALSRTYDLSPLLALVGSASLTLPAYVVWRFLTCNGTVIFEMDSILGERRFFVATALGAAVCAAIGGSLSLMEVSAGDALLTTLMAFVSALAAQLSVLPILSDGSRSAAGNKAERILQWVMLLGVSVVVFWPQGPLTMLFVILTVLGWGANRGSPRSSHLQVMLVSVVAYALTFTGHGPLAGTPAGMPISANPILLYLFIMSCAYLAIPISASISRQQLASAESTRSASTMERLLESARQTLIITTDPYGRITRVNRGAELILGYGSEELLGQSPAVLHPEEEIARHARRMGLPEDDFAQVALAMAASGERWDWEIVTRAGPRYLSLSVTPIDGDEGSVVGYVAVGDDTTERHAAHESMRAALEHEHASVKRLREVDRVKQELVSNVSHELRTPITSIHGYAELLADGAIGRLTGDQLEVVARIDRNSQRLIRLVEDLLTLSKLESGALVLHRSPTDLGELVREVGLLLEEQLRAGELDLRLHVPDVPVTLRADAHELERVLVNLVGNSIKFTPGGGSIDVTLSAGPESAVITVSDTGLGIAVDEQEQLFGRFFRASSAIDNAIQGTGLGLSIAHAIVTAHGGTISVESEPGAGTTMRVCLPLEDDEVADEPLFRH, from the coding sequence ATGACTACCTGGCCGGGCAGGCGGGCGCTGAGCTTTGCCGTGTGCCTCGTCATGATCGCGCTCCCGCTGTCCCTCGACGGTCTCGACTTCCGCGCGTACGGCGGCTATCCGGCTGTCGGCTTCGCAGTCGCGCTGCTCGTGTACGCCGAGCGCCACGGCCTCTGGTGGGCCCTGACTGCCGAGACGGCCGTGATCACCGTGGCCCTGTCGCGCACCTACGACCTGTCCCCGCTGCTGGCACTCGTCGGCAGCGCATCGCTCACCCTGCCGGCGTACGTCGTGTGGCGGTTTCTCACCTGCAACGGCACGGTGATCTTCGAGATGGACTCAATACTCGGGGAGCGCCGCTTCTTCGTGGCCACCGCACTCGGCGCCGCGGTCTGTGCGGCCATCGGCGGCAGCCTGTCCCTGATGGAGGTGAGTGCCGGCGATGCCCTGCTCACGACCCTGATGGCGTTCGTGAGCGCGCTGGCCGCGCAGCTCAGCGTGCTGCCGATCCTCAGCGACGGCTCCCGGTCCGCGGCCGGCAACAAGGCTGAGCGCATCCTCCAATGGGTCATGCTGCTCGGGGTCTCCGTGGTGGTGTTCTGGCCGCAGGGTCCGCTGACGATGCTTTTCGTGATCCTTACGGTGCTCGGCTGGGGCGCCAACCGCGGCTCGCCCCGCTCGTCGCACCTGCAGGTCATGCTCGTCTCGGTGGTGGCCTACGCGCTCACCTTCACCGGGCACGGCCCGCTGGCCGGCACACCCGCAGGGATGCCCATCAGCGCGAACCCGATCCTGCTCTACCTCTTCATCATGTCGTGCGCCTATCTGGCGATCCCGATCTCGGCGAGCATCTCGCGCCAGCAGCTCGCTTCGGCCGAGTCCACCCGCTCGGCGTCGACGATGGAGCGGCTGCTGGAGTCGGCACGACAGACGCTGATCATCACCACCGACCCGTACGGCCGCATCACCCGGGTCAACCGGGGGGCCGAGCTGATCTTGGGCTACGGCTCCGAGGAGCTCCTGGGCCAGAGCCCCGCCGTACTCCACCCGGAGGAGGAGATCGCTCGGCATGCCCGCAGGATGGGGCTGCCCGAGGACGACTTCGCGCAGGTGGCCCTGGCCATGGCCGCATCTGGCGAGCGCTGGGACTGGGAGATCGTCACCCGCGCGGGACCGCGCTACCTCTCGCTGAGCGTCACGCCGATCGACGGCGACGAAGGCTCGGTGGTCGGCTACGTCGCCGTCGGTGACGACACGACCGAGCGGCACGCGGCCCACGAGTCGATGCGGGCGGCCCTCGAGCATGAGCACGCGTCGGTCAAGCGGCTGCGCGAGGTCGACCGGGTGAAGCAGGAGCTCGTCTCCAACGTCAGCCACGAGCTGCGCACGCCGATCACGAGCATCCACGGGTACGCCGAGCTGCTGGCCGACGGTGCTATCGGCCGGCTCACCGGTGACCAGCTCGAGGTCGTGGCGCGCATCGACCGCAACAGCCAGCGGCTGATCCGGCTGGTCGAGGACCTGCTCACCCTCTCGAAGCTGGAGTCGGGTGCGCTGGTCCTGCACCGCAGCCCCACCGACCTGGGCGAGCTGGTCCGGGAGGTGGGACTGCTGCTGGAGGAGCAGCTCCGCGCAGGGGAGCTGGACCTGCGCCTGCACGTGCCCGACGTACCCGTGACCCTGCGTGCCGACGCCCACGAGCTCGAGCGGGTGCTGGTCAACCTGGTGGGCAACTCCATCAAGTTCACCCCCGGCGGAGGCTCCATCGACGTGACGCTGAGTGCCGGCCCGGAGAGCGCGGTGATCACCGTGTCCGACACCGGCCTGGGCATCGCCGTCGACGAGCAGGAGCAGCTCTTCGGCCGGTTCTTCCGGGCCTCCTCGGCTATCGACAACGCCATTCAGGGCACCGGCCTCGGGCTCTCGATCGCACACGCGATCGTGACCGCCCACGGCGGCACGATCTCCGTCGAGTCCGAGCCCGGAGCGGGTACGACGATGCGTGTCTGCCTGCCTCTTGAGGACGACGAGGTCGCCGACGAGCCGCTGTTCCGGCACTGA